From the genome of Epinephelus moara isolate mb chromosome 10, YSFRI_EMoa_1.0, whole genome shotgun sequence, one region includes:
- the LOC126396267 gene encoding F-box-like/WD repeat-containing protein TBL1XR1 translates to MSISSDEVNFLVYRYLQESGFSHSAFTFGIESHISQSNINGALVPPAALISIIQKGLQYVEAEVSINEDGTLFDGRPIESLSLIDAVMPDVVQTRQQAYRDKMAQQQAAASAPTSATGGSIAGNTKNGENTANGEENGAHALANNHADLMEVDGDVEIPQNKAMVLRGHESEVFICAWNPVSDLLASGSGDSTARIWNLSENSTSSSTQLVLRHCIREGGQDVPSNKDVTSLDWNSEGTLLATGSYDGFARIWTKDGNLASTLGQHKGPIFALKWNKKGNFILSAGVDKTTIIWDAHTGEAKQQFPFHSAPALDVDWQSNNTFASCSTDMCIHVCKLGQDRPIKTFQGHTNEVNAIKWDPTGNLLASCSDDMTLKIWSMKQDSCVHDLQAHSKEIYTIKWSPTGPGTNNPSANLMLASASFDSTVRLWDVERGICIHTLTKHQEPVYSVAFSPDGRHLASGSFDKCVHIWNTQTGALVHSYRGTGGIFEVCWNAAGDKVGASASDGSVCVLDLRK, encoded by the exons ggTTCTCCCACTCAGCGTTTACTTTTGGTATAGAGAGTCACATCAGCCAGTCCAATATCAATGGTGCTCTGGTTCCCCCTGCTGCCCTCATCAGCATCATCCAGAAGGGCCTGCAGTACGTCGAGGCTGAAGTCAGCATCAATGAG GACGGCACGTTATTCGATGGGCGGCCCATTGAGTCCCTGTCCCTGATTGATGCTGTGATGCCAGACGTGGTTCAGACGAGGCAGCAGGCCTACCGAGACAAAATGGCCCAGCAGCAGGCTGCTGCTTCAGCACCGACATCGGCCACTGGAGGCAGCATCGCTGGCAACACCAAGAATGGAGAGAATACTGCCAACGGGGAGGAGAACGGAGCCCATGCCTTAGCTA ACAACCACGCAGACCTGATGGAGGTGGATGGAGATGTGGAGATACCTCAGAACAAGGCCATGGTCCTGAGGGGCCACGAGTCAGAGGTCTTCATCTGTGCCTGGAACCCAGTCAGTGATCTGCTGGCATCGGG GTCTGGTGATTCAACAGCTCGTATCTGGAACCTGAGTGAAAACAGTACAAGCAGCTCTACACAGTTGGTCCTGAGACACTGCATAAGAGAGGGAGGGCAGGACGTCCCCAGCAACAAAGACGTCACCTCGCTAGACTGGAAT AGTGAGGGCACACTGTTAGCAACAGGCTCCTATGACGGCTTTGCCAGAATATGGACGAAGGACG GGAACCTAGCCAGCACACTTGGCCAACACAAAGGTCCCATCTTTGCCCTAAAGTGGAATAAAAAAGGCAATTTTATCCTGAGTGCAGGAGTAGACAAG ACAACAATCATATGGGATGCCCATACAGGAGAAGCCAAACAACAGTTTCCCTTCCATTCAG CTCCAGCACTAGACGTGGACTGGCAGAGCAACAATACGTTCGCCTCCTGTAGTACAGACATgtgcatccatgtctgtaaacTGGGACAGGACAGACCCATTAAAACATTCCAGGGACACACA AATGAAGTAAATGCAATCAAGTGGGATCCCACAGGGAACCTGCTAGCCTCCTGCTCAGACGACATGACGTTGAAG ATTTGGAGTATGAAGCAGGACTCGTGTGTTCATGACCTGCAAGCCCACAGTAAAGAAATCTACACCATCAAATGGAGTCCAACCGGCCCTGGAACCAACAATCCCAGTGCTAACCTCATGCTAGCCAG TGCATCGTTTGACTCCACAGTTCGTCTTTGGGACGTGGAGAGAGGCATCTGTATCCATACGCTGACTAAACACCAGGAGCCAGTCTACAGCGTGGCGTTCAGCCCTGATGGTCGGCATCTGGCCAGTGGCTCTTTTGACAAATGTGTACACATCTGGAATACACAG ACGGGCGCTTTAGTCCACAGTTACAGAGGGACGGGGGGAATCTTTGAGGTTTGCTGGAATGCAGCAGGGGACAAAGTGGGAGCCAGCGCATCAGACGGATCT GTGTGTGTACTAGACCTTCGGAAATag